Proteins encoded by one window of Alkalinema sp. FACHB-956:
- a CDS encoding GAF domain-containing protein: MDAAFWDKIRTYCRDEAAFENCQQMLLQELHPLEEAARNADFQLERHKALLHVITRLREPIDLEEIFQATAIEIRQLLAVDRVGMFRFHPDSGWDDGEFVSEDVDPEFSSAIAEPVHDHCFGDQFAVHYQAGRIQAVADIYDAGLSDCHIQVLAQFQVRANLVVPLLLGQNLWGLLCIHHCRGPRQWDPTEIEFVTQIAGHLGVALYHAELMVELRREILDRQQAEQRAHNLNQELRQAIVELKAVNKELEAFSYSVSHDLRAPLRSIDGFSQALLEDCLEHLDSNGRDYLQRIRAASQRMGQLIDDLLMLSRVTRSDLRRDAVDLSYLANQLCWDLQQIDPSRSINCVIQSNVVTQGDPLLLRVMMENLLSNAWKFTSKQPQALIEFGAMRLAEVNRPELNWAIDSTSPEQLVYFVRDNGVGFDMVYVDKLFQPFQRLHRINEFPGNGVGLATVQRVVRRHGGRVWAEGHLNQGATFYFTLMEGIEES; this comes from the coding sequence ATGGATGCAGCCTTCTGGGACAAAATCCGCACTTACTGCCGAGATGAGGCAGCATTTGAAAACTGTCAACAAATGCTGCTCCAAGAACTGCACCCCCTGGAGGAAGCTGCGAGAAATGCTGATTTTCAACTAGAGCGTCACAAGGCTCTCTTGCATGTCATTACTCGGTTGCGGGAACCGATCGACCTAGAAGAAATTTTCCAAGCCACCGCGATCGAAATTCGCCAATTGCTAGCCGTCGATCGGGTCGGCATGTTTCGCTTCCATCCTGACTCCGGCTGGGATGATGGTGAATTTGTGTCAGAGGATGTGGATCCGGAATTTTCTTCGGCGATCGCGGAACCCGTGCATGACCATTGCTTTGGGGATCAGTTTGCGGTTCACTATCAAGCCGGACGCATCCAAGCCGTTGCCGATATTTACGATGCCGGATTGAGTGATTGTCATATTCAAGTCCTCGCGCAATTTCAGGTGCGGGCCAATTTAGTGGTGCCGCTTTTGCTAGGACAGAATTTGTGGGGACTGCTTTGTATTCATCACTGCCGTGGGCCACGCCAATGGGATCCGACGGAAATTGAATTTGTGACCCAAATTGCGGGCCATTTAGGGGTCGCACTGTACCACGCAGAATTAATGGTTGAGTTGCGCAGGGAAATCCTCGATCGGCAACAGGCGGAACAACGCGCCCACAATCTGAATCAAGAATTGCGCCAAGCCATTGTCGAACTCAAGGCCGTCAACAAAGAATTGGAAGCCTTTAGCTATTCTGTTTCCCACGACCTGCGCGCCCCCCTGCGCAGCATTGATGGATTCAGCCAAGCCTTACTCGAAGATTGTTTAGAGCACTTGGACTCCAATGGGCGGGACTATTTGCAGCGGATTCGTGCAGCTAGCCAACGCATGGGGCAGTTGATTGATGATCTCCTGATGCTATCGCGCGTTACCCGCAGTGATCTGCGCCGGGATGCCGTAGACCTGAGTTACTTAGCCAATCAGCTCTGTTGGGACTTGCAGCAGATTGATCCGTCACGATCGATCAACTGTGTGATTCAATCCAATGTGGTGACGCAGGGAGATCCTCTATTACTACGGGTGATGATGGAAAACCTGTTGAGTAATGCCTGGAAATTTACCTCCAAGCAACCCCAAGCTCTCATCGAATTTGGGGCAATGCGCCTTGCAGAGGTCAATCGTCCTGAGTTGAATTGGGCAATTGACTCAACTTCCCCCGAACAACTGGTCTATTTCGTGCGGGACAATGGGGTTGGGTTTGATATGGTATACGTGGATAAGTTATTTCAACCCTTTCAACGGCTGCACAGAATCAATGAATTTCCGGGGAATGGGGTCGGATTGGCGACGGTTCAGCGAGTGGTGCGTCGCCATGGCGGTAGGGTCTGGGCCGAAGGACACCTCAATCAAGGCGCGACTTTTTATTTCACCTTAATGGAAGGGATCGAGGAATCATGA
- a CDS encoding NADAR family protein: MLTTKEQLIAAIESGQFYKYLFFWGHHPAADGSITQSCFSQWWEQSPFVVDDVTYATAEHYMMAEKARLFGDDVTAELIIAATHPKQAKDLGRNAKGFNDDLWKQHRSAIVIRGNYHKFSQHDALKTFLLQTGDRILVEASPLDAIWGIGLDRHSPDASHPGKWPGLNLLGFALMQVREQLRAS; this comes from the coding sequence ATGCTCACAACTAAAGAACAACTGATAGCCGCGATCGAAAGCGGTCAATTCTACAAATACCTCTTCTTCTGGGGCCACCATCCTGCTGCCGATGGTAGCATTACCCAATCCTGCTTTAGCCAGTGGTGGGAGCAATCGCCGTTTGTCGTGGATGATGTTACCTACGCGACCGCTGAGCATTACATGATGGCCGAAAAAGCGCGCCTCTTTGGGGATGATGTAACTGCTGAATTGATTATTGCGGCAACCCATCCCAAGCAAGCAAAAGACCTGGGTCGTAACGCGAAAGGATTCAATGACGATCTCTGGAAACAGCACCGAAGTGCGATCGTCATACGCGGTAACTATCACAAATTCAGCCAGCATGATGCGTTAAAAACGTTCCTCTTGCAAACGGGCGATCGTATTCTGGTCGAAGCCAGTCCATTGGATGCGATTTGGGGTATTGGCCTCGATCGTCATTCCCCCGATGCCTCCCATCCTGGCAAGTGGCCGGGACTCAATCTGTTGGGGTTCGCGCTCATGCAAGTTCGGGAGCAACTTCGGGCATCCTAA
- a CDS encoding DM13 domain-containing protein codes for MKSTLLAILCLTPLLILGCTSQSPTSTTSPQNRSEASPIDGATSAPATPTPSTKTTAQPAATKPIKSGSFVSGEHETKGSLQILKQNGQSTLVLDQTFKTSELGPDLVVAFHRSNNVLGSTKPPAYPLKEGDYVVLAPLQKFSGSQQYAIPNNINLADYSSIVIWCRKFNATFGVAQLTPG; via the coding sequence ATGAAATCTACACTTTTAGCAATTCTGTGCCTCACGCCCTTACTCATCCTAGGTTGCACCAGCCAAAGCCCCACCAGCACAACCTCGCCCCAAAATCGTAGCGAAGCCAGCCCGATCGATGGGGCAACTTCAGCCCCAGCAACCCCAACCCCCTCGACTAAAACCACAGCACAACCCGCTGCCACAAAACCGATTAAATCCGGGAGTTTCGTTTCCGGGGAACATGAAACGAAAGGCAGCCTTCAAATCCTGAAGCAGAACGGGCAGAGCACCTTAGTTTTAGATCAGACCTTTAAAACTTCAGAACTAGGCCCCGATCTCGTCGTGGCATTCCATCGCTCTAACAACGTCCTCGGCTCCACCAAACCGCCCGCCTACCCACTGAAAGAAGGCGACTACGTTGTCCTTGCACCCTTACAAAAATTTTCCGGTTCTCAACAATACGCCATTCCTAACAACATTAATCTCGCAGACTATTCATCGATCGTGATTTGGTGTCGTAAATTCAATGCAACCTTTGGCGTCGCTCAACTCACTCCTGGGTAA
- a CDS encoding Coenzyme F420 hydrogenase/dehydrogenase, beta subunit C-terminal domain: MTLAQPHKKAKALKPNSRRPAKDLCSECGLCDTSYIHYVKDACAFLNQQFDRLEALVHGRSRNLESDRELYFGVHQDMMQARKTEPIPGAQWTGIVSTIAIEMLTQGKVEGVVCVQSSPDDRFTPVPIIAKTPEEILAARVNKPTLSPNLNILDLVEQSGLKRLLVIGVGCQIQALRAVQDKIGLEKLYVLGTPCTDNVSRAGLQKFLETTSRSPQTVVYYEFMQDFNVHFKYEDGSTELVPFFGLNTKELKDVFAPSCLSCFDYTNALADLVVGYMGGEFGWQWIVVRNETGQEMLDMVQNHIETKPVISKGDRKAAVQQGISAYDQAMTLPMWVAKLMGVVIEKVGPKGLEYARFSIDSHFTRNYLFVKRNYPKKLDQHVPEFAKRIVAQYKLPKS; the protein is encoded by the coding sequence ATGACCCTGGCGCAACCTCACAAAAAAGCAAAGGCTCTCAAACCCAATAGCCGCCGTCCTGCCAAGGATTTATGTAGTGAGTGTGGTCTATGCGATACCTCATACATTCACTATGTTAAGGATGCCTGTGCCTTTTTGAACCAGCAGTTCGATCGTTTGGAAGCCTTGGTGCATGGGCGCAGTCGCAACCTCGAGTCCGATCGTGAGTTGTACTTTGGGGTGCATCAGGACATGATGCAGGCGCGGAAAACGGAACCCATTCCTGGGGCGCAGTGGACGGGCATTGTCAGCACGATCGCGATCGAAATGTTGACCCAAGGCAAGGTGGAAGGGGTGGTCTGTGTGCAGAGTTCACCGGACGATCGGTTTACCCCCGTCCCCATCATTGCCAAAACACCAGAGGAAATTCTAGCGGCACGGGTGAATAAACCAACCCTATCGCCCAATTTAAACATTCTGGATTTGGTAGAGCAATCGGGATTAAAACGCTTACTCGTCATTGGTGTGGGCTGCCAAATTCAGGCATTGCGAGCCGTTCAGGATAAGATTGGCCTGGAAAAATTGTACGTTCTGGGAACGCCTTGCACCGATAACGTGAGTCGGGCAGGGTTGCAGAAATTTTTGGAAACCACCAGCCGATCGCCCCAAACGGTGGTGTATTACGAATTCATGCAGGATTTCAATGTCCATTTCAAATACGAAGATGGTTCCACGGAATTGGTGCCGTTCTTTGGACTGAACACGAAGGAGTTAAAGGATGTCTTTGCGCCCTCCTGTTTAAGCTGCTTTGACTATACCAATGCCCTTGCTGATTTAGTTGTGGGGTATATGGGTGGGGAATTTGGGTGGCAATGGATTGTGGTCAGAAATGAAACGGGACAGGAAATGCTGGATATGGTGCAAAACCACATTGAAACCAAACCCGTCATTTCCAAGGGCGATCGTAAAGCTGCCGTCCAGCAAGGCATTTCCGCCTATGACCAAGCGATGACATTGCCGATGTGGGTCGCCAAGTTAATGGGCGTCGTGATTGAAAAAGTGGGGCCGAAGGGTTTGGAATATGCCCGCTTTTCGATCGACTCTCACTTCACCCGCAATTACCTATTTGTCAAACGGAACTATCCTAAAAAGCTAGACCAGCATGTGCCCGAGTTTGCCAAGCGTATTGTCGCCCAGTACAAGCTACCCAAATCCTAA
- a CDS encoding response regulator, whose product MSGGAGQKVILLVEDNPDDEALAIRALKRHHISNEIVVAHDGVEALDYLFGTGLYEGRDVNIKPTVILLDLKLPRINGLEVLRRLREDDRTKLLPVVVLTTSSEEQDLLNSYSLGCNSYIRKPVDFVQFSEAIRQLGMYWLLMNEPPPN is encoded by the coding sequence ATGAGTGGTGGTGCAGGACAGAAAGTAATTCTACTGGTGGAAGACAACCCTGATGATGAAGCTTTAGCAATCCGTGCCTTAAAGCGTCACCATATCAGTAATGAAATTGTTGTGGCCCATGATGGTGTAGAGGCCCTGGATTATTTGTTTGGGACGGGCCTCTATGAAGGCCGGGATGTTAATATCAAACCCACCGTCATTTTGCTGGATCTCAAATTGCCCCGCATTAATGGATTAGAAGTCCTCCGGCGGTTGCGCGAGGACGATCGCACCAAACTGTTACCCGTTGTTGTTCTAACGACCTCCAGCGAAGAGCAAGACTTACTCAATAGCTATAGCTTGGGCTGCAATAGTTACATCCGAAAACCTGTGGATTTTGTGCAATTTTCCGAGGCTATTCGGCAATTGGGCATGTACTGGTTGCTAATGAATGAGCCGCCACCTAATTAG
- a CDS encoding tetratricopeptide repeat protein has product MTQTVEELFDSGLERYKAGESVETLIPVFQEVCDRSKKASAAWTCLSWLYLLADKPAAALTTAQKAVKLNPQDPQARINLALAMLDTKKAGVRPHVEIAQQICMAVSELQDEVMNNIEDGLTRKPNWKSMERVKQWLTE; this is encoded by the coding sequence ATGACTCAAACCGTTGAAGAACTGTTCGATAGTGGCTTGGAACGATACAAAGCGGGTGAATCGGTAGAAACGCTGATTCCGGTGTTCCAAGAAGTCTGCGATCGCTCCAAAAAAGCGAGTGCTGCTTGGACTTGTCTGTCCTGGTTGTATCTCTTGGCAGATAAACCCGCCGCTGCCCTGACCACTGCCCAAAAGGCTGTGAAGCTCAATCCCCAGGATCCCCAAGCACGAATTAACTTGGCCCTAGCGATGCTGGACACGAAGAAGGCAGGTGTGCGGCCCCACGTGGAAATTGCCCAGCAAATCTGTATGGCGGTTTCAGAGTTGCAGGACGAGGTCATGAACAACATTGAGGATGGTCTGACCCGCAAGCCTAACTGGAAAAGTATGGAGCGCGTCAAGCAGTGGCTGACGGAATAG
- a CDS encoding quercetin 2,3-dioxygenase has product MAPHLQAIVQQEIVQQPDQGDAYWVLGDLYRYKARSEDTNHAYALLEITMQPHSAVPPHCHSHEDESFYVLSGAMEFRLGDRVIAAPTGTFVHLPKGQVHQFSNVGSEPATCLCWVTPGGLEKFWVEIGVPVDKNQPPEVTPADIEKVLAIAPRYGLEVIPPSS; this is encoded by the coding sequence ATGGCCCCCCACTTGCAAGCGATCGTTCAACAAGAGATCGTTCAACAACCTGACCAAGGCGATGCCTACTGGGTTTTAGGCGACTTATATCGCTACAAGGCCCGCAGCGAAGACACCAACCACGCCTACGCCCTGCTGGAAATCACCATGCAGCCCCACAGCGCCGTCCCGCCCCATTGCCACAGCCACGAAGACGAATCCTTCTACGTGCTCTCGGGGGCCATGGAGTTCCGTTTGGGCGATCGAGTGATTGCCGCTCCCACTGGTACCTTTGTCCATCTCCCCAAGGGGCAAGTCCACCAATTTAGTAACGTGGGTTCCGAGCCTGCCACTTGCCTCTGTTGGGTCACTCCCGGCGGTTTAGAAAAATTCTGGGTAGAAATTGGCGTCCCAGTGGACAAAAATCAACCCCCGGAAGTCACGCCTGCGGATATTGAAAAGGTACTCGCGATCGCGCCACGCTATGGCCTGGAAGTGATTCCCCCTAGCAGCTAG
- a CDS encoding iron-sulfur cluster assembly accessory protein, whose product MTQATQSQKGIQMTESAINQVKMLRDQQGKDLCLRVGVRGGGCSGMSYTMDFEEVGNIRPEDEVYDYDGFKVVCDPKSLLYIYGLVLDYSNALIGGGFQFTNPNANQTCGCGKSFSA is encoded by the coding sequence ATGACACAAGCGACACAATCCCAAAAGGGCATTCAGATGACTGAATCTGCCATCAATCAAGTCAAAATGCTGCGGGATCAACAGGGAAAAGACCTTTGCCTGCGGGTTGGTGTGCGGGGAGGCGGCTGTTCGGGCATGTCCTACACCATGGACTTTGAAGAGGTGGGTAATATCCGCCCCGAGGATGAGGTTTACGACTACGACGGCTTCAAAGTGGTTTGTGATCCCAAGAGCTTGCTCTATATCTACGGCCTTGTGCTGGATTACAGCAATGCCTTGATTGGCGGTGGGTTCCAGTTTACGAATCCAAATGCAAACCAGACCTGTGGGTGTGGCAAATCCTTCTCGGCTTAA
- a CDS encoding fructosamine kinase family protein, whose product MWEPICQHIHQVTGQPFELVDLRSVGGGCINQGYRLVSRDRSYFVKLNRAEQIAMFEAEALGLQQMFETHTIRVPKPICSGVAESACYLVLEWLDLGRSSRSADREMGRQLARLHQFRQATAFGWERDNTIGSTPQKNPWTTDWITFWQQYRIGYQLELGRRRGGYFSQGDRLLDRIPAILADHHPHPSLVHGDLWGGNAAVTAEGEPVIFDPATYWGDREVDLAMTELFGGFSAEFYQGYHEVYPLDSGYESRKILYNLYHVLNHFNLFGGSYAGQADRMIAQLIR is encoded by the coding sequence ATGTGGGAACCCATCTGCCAGCACATTCATCAAGTCACGGGCCAACCCTTTGAACTGGTCGATCTGCGATCGGTGGGGGGCGGATGTATCAACCAAGGCTATCGATTGGTTAGCCGCGATCGTTCCTACTTTGTCAAGTTGAACCGTGCTGAGCAAATAGCGATGTTTGAGGCGGAAGCCCTCGGCCTGCAACAGATGTTCGAAACCCATACCATTCGTGTTCCTAAACCCATTTGTTCTGGCGTTGCAGAATCCGCTTGCTACCTCGTTTTGGAATGGTTAGATCTAGGGCGCAGCAGTCGGTCTGCCGATCGGGAAATGGGGCGGCAGTTAGCCCGCTTACATCAATTCCGCCAAGCCACGGCCTTTGGCTGGGAACGCGACAACACGATTGGCTCCACTCCTCAAAAAAATCCCTGGACCACAGATTGGATTACCTTTTGGCAACAGTACCGCATTGGCTACCAATTAGAACTGGGGCGGCGGCGGGGCGGCTATTTTTCCCAGGGCGATCGCCTGCTAGACCGAATTCCTGCAATCCTAGCCGACCATCATCCCCATCCATCCCTCGTCCATGGTGATCTCTGGGGCGGCAACGCCGCTGTCACCGCTGAAGGCGAACCGGTGATTTTTGATCCCGCAACCTACTGGGGCGATCGGGAAGTGGACTTGGCCATGACCGAACTGTTTGGCGGGTTCTCAGCGGAATTTTACCAGGGCTACCACGAAGTTTATCCCCTGGACTCCGGTTATGAATCTCGCAAAATTCTCTATAACCTTTACCATGTGCTGAACCATTTCAATTTGTTCGGTGGAAGCTATGCTGGGCAAGCCGATCGTATGATTGCGCAACTGATTCGCTAA
- a CDS encoding glucose 1-dehydrogenase, whose protein sequence is MKLAGKVALVTGGDQGIGQAIVLRLAAEGANVVIDYRSDPEDAEKILAQIAALGHPPAHLVQADVSKLADIDRMVAESVDHFGKLDILVNNAGIERQAAFWEVTESDYDAVLNTNLKGVFFTTQAVVKHLLTTQRPGKIINISSVHEELSFPNYAPYCASKGGLRMLTRTLATELGPHGITINNVAPGAIATPINEATLKDPEKAQALHQNIPIGRVGHPQDVASLVAFLASDEANYITGSTFVVDGGLLRHYQEH, encoded by the coding sequence ATGAAACTCGCGGGCAAAGTTGCATTAGTCACGGGTGGCGATCAGGGCATTGGTCAAGCGATCGTGCTTCGACTCGCCGCAGAAGGCGCTAATGTGGTCATCGACTACCGTTCCGATCCAGAGGATGCTGAGAAAATCCTGGCTCAAATCGCAGCCCTGGGCCATCCCCCCGCCCATCTCGTGCAAGCTGATGTCAGTAAACTAGCCGACATCGATCGGATGGTTGCCGAAAGCGTTGACCATTTTGGCAAGCTGGATATTCTCGTTAACAATGCGGGCATTGAACGCCAAGCTGCTTTTTGGGAAGTCACTGAATCTGATTATGATGCTGTCCTTAATACCAATCTCAAAGGTGTTTTCTTTACAACCCAAGCGGTTGTCAAACATTTACTCACCACCCAACGTCCCGGTAAAATTATCAACATTAGTTCCGTTCACGAAGAGCTTTCCTTTCCCAATTACGCTCCCTACTGCGCCAGCAAAGGCGGCCTACGCATGTTAACCCGCACCCTAGCGACGGAACTCGGCCCCCACGGTATCACCATTAACAACGTAGCCCCCGGCGCGATCGCCACACCCATCAACGAAGCGACACTGAAGGATCCCGAAAAAGCCCAAGCCCTGCACCAAAATATTCCGATCGGGCGGGTGGGCCACCCCCAGGATGTCGCATCTTTAGTCGCATTTCTAGCCTCCGACGAAGCCAATTACATTACAGGCAGTACTTTTGTCGTTGATGGTGGCTTACTGCGGCATTACCAAGAACATTAA
- a CDS encoding Uma2 family endonuclease, whose amino-acid sequence MVSNTVPNALKWTTRDLTIMPDDGGWVRHEIIDGELYVTRAPHIQHQGASGNFHFELEAWSRKTQLGKPYQVPGVIFTPTDAVIPDVVWISHDRLANGLDESGHLIVAPELIIEILSPGEQNQQRDRELKLKLYSRHGVQEYWIADWQQQAIAVYRHREGMLQLETTLLANDTLTSPLLPGFSTSVAMLFQ is encoded by the coding sequence ATGGTTTCCAACACGGTTCCTAATGCGCTCAAGTGGACAACTCGTGACCTCACCATCATGCCCGATGACGGTGGCTGGGTACGCCATGAAATCATTGATGGAGAACTCTACGTGACCCGTGCTCCCCACATTCAGCATCAAGGTGCTAGCGGAAATTTTCACTTTGAGTTAGAAGCTTGGTCGCGTAAAACCCAATTGGGAAAACCCTATCAAGTTCCAGGGGTGATTTTTACTCCGACCGATGCTGTGATTCCAGATGTGGTATGGATCAGTCACGATCGCTTAGCCAACGGATTAGACGAGTCTGGACACCTCATCGTTGCCCCGGAATTGATCATCGAAATTCTCTCCCCCGGTGAACAAAATCAGCAGCGCGATCGGGAACTGAAACTGAAACTCTATTCCCGCCATGGAGTACAGGAATATTGGATTGCGGACTGGCAGCAGCAGGCGATCGCAGTTTACCGTCACCGTGAGGGAATGCTGCAACTGGAGACGACCCTGTTAGCGAACGATACGTTGACATCTCCCCTGTTGCCAGGATTTAGTACGAGTGTTGCTATGCTGTTCCAGTAA
- a CDS encoding response regulator has product MSSHLRVLVVEDSEDDTVLLLRELRRGGYRVDSVRVETAEEMQTILDLQPWDLVIADYTLPQFSAPDALKLLQQRQQDLPFIIVSGTIGEETAVAAMKAGAHDYITKGNLARLIPAVERELREAVERQKRHSAEQALRESEERFRQLAENIVESVFWMADPVGQQFLYVSPNYRRIWGKPCQPDGGVDFLDWLAAIHPEDRYRIQTQFFTRSLAGTYDEEYRILHPDGTIHWIRDRGFPINNAHGEAYRLVGIAEDITDRKLAEEALRRSQRLESLGTLASGIAHDFNNILTPILAIAQLLHLKFPNLDERTQQLLDIVEDSARRGADLVRQVLAFARGEEGVRVPLQLRHLLTEISRVIRQTFPKNLELQIELLADHLWLVSADVTQIHQVLMNLCVNARDSMPQGGRLTLVVDNVEIDEAFVRSNLEAHPGAYVMIQIIDTGVGIPPELLERIFDPFFTTKEVGKGTGLGLSIVLGIVKSHGGFIQVQSQVGQGSQFSVYLPAIKETVTLGSTTPQEWATLEGNGKLILVVEDEPLIRQVTKTTLEDSHYRTLIAQDGMEAIALYEKHQQEIQLVLMDIMMPVMDGLTAIRMLHAINPNVNVIAMSGLVPDSQIAELNQLGVKAFLSKPYTAQELLKTIQKCIAS; this is encoded by the coding sequence ATGAGTTCCCACTTGCGGGTTCTGGTCGTCGAGGATTCAGAGGATGATACCGTATTGCTCCTGCGTGAGTTGCGACGGGGTGGGTATAGGGTAGATTCTGTGCGGGTGGAGACTGCGGAAGAGATGCAGACTATCCTGGATCTACAGCCTTGGGATCTCGTGATTGCGGACTATACCCTACCGCAGTTTAGTGCCCCCGATGCCCTCAAGCTGTTGCAACAACGCCAGCAGGATTTACCCTTCATTATCGTCTCCGGCACCATTGGAGAAGAAACGGCGGTGGCGGCCATGAAGGCAGGAGCCCACGATTACATCACGAAGGGCAACTTAGCTCGCCTGATTCCAGCTGTAGAGCGGGAACTGCGGGAAGCCGTAGAACGGCAGAAACGCCACAGTGCAGAACAGGCGCTGCGAGAAAGTGAAGAGCGATTTCGGCAATTGGCAGAGAATATTGTCGAAAGTGTCTTTTGGATGGCTGATCCTGTGGGACAGCAATTTCTCTATGTCAGTCCTAATTATCGTCGGATTTGGGGAAAACCCTGTCAGCCAGATGGGGGCGTAGACTTTTTGGACTGGTTAGCGGCTATCCATCCGGAAGATCGCTATCGGATTCAAACCCAGTTTTTTACTCGATCCCTTGCGGGTACCTACGATGAGGAATATCGGATTCTGCATCCCGATGGTACGATTCACTGGATTCGCGATCGCGGTTTTCCCATTAATAATGCCCACGGGGAAGCCTATCGTCTGGTGGGCATTGCCGAAGATATCACCGATCGTAAGCTCGCCGAAGAAGCCCTGCGCCGTTCTCAACGGTTAGAAAGTTTAGGCACCTTAGCCAGTGGCATTGCCCATGACTTTAATAACATTCTGACGCCCATTTTAGCGATCGCGCAGTTGTTGCATTTAAAATTTCCTAACCTTGATGAACGAACGCAGCAACTCTTGGATATTGTGGAAGACAGTGCAAGGCGGGGTGCGGATTTAGTCCGGCAGGTGCTTGCCTTTGCTCGAGGGGAAGAAGGGGTACGGGTGCCGCTGCAATTACGTCATCTGTTAACCGAGATTAGCCGAGTTATTCGCCAAACCTTTCCCAAAAACCTTGAACTTCAGATTGAACTTCTGGCAGATCACCTCTGGTTAGTTTCTGCGGACGTCACCCAAATCCACCAGGTTTTGATGAATCTCTGTGTCAATGCTCGGGATAGTATGCCCCAGGGCGGGAGACTGACCTTAGTGGTCGATAATGTTGAAATTGATGAAGCCTTTGTGCGATCTAACCTAGAGGCTCATCCGGGTGCCTATGTCATGATTCAGATAATCGATACGGGGGTGGGAATTCCCCCAGAGTTGCTAGAGCGTATTTTTGATCCGTTTTTTACGACCAAAGAAGTGGGCAAAGGCACCGGCTTAGGACTCTCGATCGTGTTGGGCATTGTTAAAAGTCACGGGGGCTTTATCCAAGTCCAAAGCCAAGTAGGGCAAGGATCACAATTTTCCGTCTATTTACCTGCGATTAAGGAAACCGTGACGCTTGGCAGTACGACCCCTCAGGAATGGGCAACCTTAGAAGGCAATGGAAAGCTAATTTTAGTTGTAGAAGACGAACCGCTGATTCGCCAAGTCACGAAAACCACATTGGAAGATTCCCATTACCGTACTTTAATTGCACAGGATGGAATGGAAGCGATCGCGCTCTATGAAAAACATCAACAGGAAATTCAGTTGGTCTTAATGGATATTATGATGCCAGTCATGGATGGGTTGACTGCAATTCGTATGCTGCATGCCATCAATCCCAATGTGAATGTGATTGCAATGAGTGGTTTGGTTCCGGACAGCCAAATTGCTGAATTAAATCAACTGGGTGTTAAGGCATTTTTATCCAAACCCTATACAGCTCAGGAATTGCTAAAGACTATACAAAAATGTATTGCAAGTTAA